TCCCCAAGCTAGAGCGGACATTTCTTGCTGTGCTCCCCCTGTAATTATGTGACGGTCTTTGGCTAGCAGGGACTTGTGTAATTTTACGACACTGGTTGTTCTCGAGTCAACAAGAACAGTCACATCAAGATTCAGCAGTGGCAAGGAAGAAAGACACAATGCTGTCTGCTCTCGTTGCTAAAAGAGTGAGTCGTATTTGGAATACAAACGTGAggctacacggactatctgagTTAACCTTGTATCCTCATTgactttttgttttttttactgtctgtttgctagctagataactaatgTCAAGGCTGGCAAGCTAGCTGGCTAGAAATGCTGTCTATTCTGACTGAAGCTAACTCAAGTTTGCCCATAAACCTACTGTAGTTTACTACTGAGTTTGAAAGTCATTTTCTGTAAAGTTGTGTAGGATATGAAGGTACACTTGTGCAACCATACCATGGGAGGGCAGCAGATAATGTTATGCAACCAACCTCATGTTTTGTAGCTAAAGGAAGTTAGCTGTCTGGCAAGAACAGCAGTCCAATTCATACATagtggtagctagctaggtaaaattATGCTCAAGGACAAATGTACTCCTCTATCGGACTGTCATCTGAATTAGCCTAGGGGCGCTATGATCTTTGCCAGTCAGACTTGTGAGTACCCTACAGGACAGTCATTGTAAGCTACTTTTCTAGCAATTAAactatcaaatcacattttattggtcacatacacatggttagcagatgtaattgcgagtgtagcgaaatgcttatgctacactctcaataacatctgctaaccatgtgtataatTAAAACCATCTCCATGTTGTTGTGTACAGTCATTCCAGTTGTTAGTAATGATGTTGCTTCTCTTGTCTAGCTGGTAAGTGGGGTATGCCGGGAGTCATTGAGACCAGCTGTGGTTGAACTAGTTACTACACGGGGTTACAAAGGAGAGGCACCTGATGACTCTAGGGGTGACCTAATTGAGATCCCCCTGCCCCCCTGGACAGAGAAGGATGGCGAGACCATGGACATCAAGAGACGGCGCCTGCTCTTCCAAAGCCGAAAGAGGGGCATGCTGGAGAATTGCATATTGCTCAGGTGAGTGGACCACTaatcatactgtatatattttagtATTGATTTTAGTCTTCTTTTTAGGCCTGAGCAAAGCTCATACTATGATAGAGCCCACAATAgagatataaaaaaatgtataaaccaTCAGGTTTAAGGACAAGCAGCATATTTGTGGTCAGTGGCAGAGGCATGATTTAATTATAGTGTGCAACTTGTTTCTGAGTCTTGGACATGTCTCAAAACCATACACTTGCACATACCAATCAAATTGTCTTTCCCCTTTCAGCCTGTTTGCCAAACAATATCTTAATACAATGAACGAGCCCCAGTTAAGACAGTATGACAGACTGATCAACGAGCCAAGCAACGACTGGGACATCTACTACTGGGCAACAGGTGAGGAGAGTGGTTCAGCTTCATATTATCTTATCATCTGTGATTATCCACTCTGATCTACACCAGGGCAAGAAAAGCCATATAAAACAGGTAGTTATACTGTTGTTTAGAAATATTTCTTATTTTCAAGCTGATCTGCTGACTTGCCCATTCTATATGAAATGTCAGTTGAAGTTAACTGAATGTGTGTTGTCTTTCCCTCCTCTCAACAGAGGCCCAGCCTGTACCTGATGTGTACGCAGGTGAAATCATGGACCTACTGAAGGAGTTCACTAAGAACAAAGATCAGGAACAAAGGCTGGACGCACCCAACCTGGAATACCTGGACAAGGGGAGCCAGTGAAGCCTGGCTGACACATCCCTCTCAGGGTGTTTTCACATGTAGTCTTCTTTAAAATAACtgatctcagtcctctttaaagtgaactctgagggtaaaaaaaaataaaaagctaaaGATCTGTTCTCTTTGTATTCACACTGcccttgcctttgaatgaggacttaactcttttgccagttcacttcacctattttgtTGTCTGAGTCCTCATTGCATTCACACTGCTATGTTTAGAATGGAACCAAGATCTTTTCCCAACATTCATTCAATGCACTGtgggtttttacaaagtgcaggacaagccattccATCAGATGATGCTATCATACAGCTAGATATacctacttacattttggaagctaatagattGCATTTTGTTAAAAATGAGACAGAATAATTGTAATTAGAAGATactattaacatgtaaatattattggtaacagaataaatagcagATTAATAACTGCAGATTAGATAATGCTGTAGTAGAACATTTTACACCCATTGtaggctactgcccctttaagagctagaatcGATTTTGTACCCTTTGTTGTGACTTTTACCAAAGGATGTTGTCTCctcacactattcaaaccccacaGTCGAATAAACAGCGTGAGAAGCTCTTAGCCTATAGATCACatattgca
This region of Salmo trutta chromosome 29, fSalTru1.1, whole genome shotgun sequence genomic DNA includes:
- the sdhaf2 gene encoding succinate dehydrogenase assembly factor 2, mitochondrial isoform X1; the encoded protein is MLSALVAKRVSRIWNTNLVSGVCRESLRPAVVELVTTRGYKGEAPDDSRGDLIEIPLPPWTEKDGETMDIKRRRLLFQSRKRGMLENCILLSLFAKQYLNTMNEPQLRQYDRLINEPSNDWDIYYWATEAQPVPDVYAGEIMDLLKEFTKNKDQEQRLDAPNLEYLDKGSQ
- the sdhaf2 gene encoding succinate dehydrogenase assembly factor 2, mitochondrial isoform X2, whose translation is MLSALVAKRLVSGVCRESLRPAVVELVTTRGYKGEAPDDSRGDLIEIPLPPWTEKDGETMDIKRRRLLFQSRKRGMLENCILLSLFAKQYLNTMNEPQLRQYDRLINEPSNDWDIYYWATEAQPVPDVYAGEIMDLLKEFTKNKDQEQRLDAPNLEYLDKGSQ